The proteins below are encoded in one region of Aquisphaera giovannonii:
- a CDS encoding Nramp family divalent metal transporter, with translation MTDATPQPQDLYALPADAIREPPHSLASAIRQVGPGLILAASIVGTGELINTTGLGAKAGFTLLWLILLSCVIKVFVQVELGRYAIAHGKTTLAAFDTLPGPRAGASWICWCWLIMMLTTQAQIAAMEGTVGQAAHMAFPRASEAMAGAAGSLVPGWGAFLATRQEYIWAGLTTVAAIVLLLSGGYRRLELITTILVAAVTLFTVASVAILQWTSFRITAADLGRGFTFSFPAAAIGLAFSAFGITGVGASELVAYPYWCIEKGYARSTGPRDAGDAWAARARGWIRVMQLDAWFSMLVFTVATVAFYLLGAAVLNPQGLDPKGADMIPTLSRMYLQPLEGTPLEVLRPLTRVGFLLGAWAVLFKTLYVATAANSRLTVDFLSLAGFYRPAGPAQRDRMVKVFCVIYPALALGLYYAFREPQALIKAGGIAQALMLPLIAGAALYLRARDNDRRVGPGRLSDLCTWAATVAITAVAMYSLYGLLGELWAWRSGS, from the coding sequence CGACGCGACCCCTCAACCGCAGGACCTCTATGCGCTCCCCGCCGATGCCATCCGGGAGCCGCCGCACTCGCTCGCGTCCGCGATCCGCCAGGTCGGGCCCGGGCTGATCCTCGCCGCGTCGATCGTCGGCACCGGCGAGCTGATCAACACGACCGGCCTGGGGGCGAAGGCGGGATTCACGCTGCTCTGGCTGATCCTCCTGAGCTGCGTCATCAAGGTCTTCGTGCAGGTGGAGCTCGGCCGGTACGCGATCGCCCACGGCAAGACGACGCTGGCGGCCTTCGACACGCTCCCCGGCCCGCGCGCCGGCGCGTCGTGGATCTGCTGGTGCTGGCTGATCATGATGCTGACCACCCAGGCCCAGATCGCCGCGATGGAGGGGACCGTCGGCCAGGCCGCCCACATGGCCTTCCCCCGCGCCTCCGAGGCGATGGCGGGCGCGGCCGGGTCGCTCGTCCCGGGCTGGGGGGCGTTCCTGGCGACGCGGCAGGAATACATCTGGGCGGGGCTGACCACCGTCGCGGCGATCGTCCTGCTGCTGTCGGGCGGCTACCGCCGGCTGGAGCTGATCACGACGATCCTCGTCGCGGCCGTGACGCTCTTCACGGTCGCCAGCGTGGCGATCCTCCAGTGGACGAGCTTCCGGATCACGGCCGCGGACCTGGGCCGGGGGTTCACGTTCTCGTTCCCGGCCGCGGCGATCGGGCTGGCGTTCTCCGCGTTCGGGATCACGGGGGTCGGGGCGTCGGAGCTGGTCGCCTACCCCTACTGGTGCATCGAGAAGGGCTACGCGCGGAGCACCGGCCCCCGCGACGCCGGCGACGCCTGGGCCGCCCGCGCCCGCGGCTGGATCCGCGTGATGCAGCTCGACGCCTGGTTCAGCATGCTCGTGTTCACGGTGGCGACCGTCGCGTTCTACCTGCTGGGCGCGGCGGTGCTGAACCCGCAGGGCCTCGACCCGAAGGGCGCGGACATGATCCCGACGCTCTCGCGGATGTACCTCCAGCCCCTGGAGGGCACCCCGCTGGAGGTGCTCCGCCCGCTGACCCGCGTGGGCTTCCTCCTGGGCGCCTGGGCCGTCCTCTTCAAGACGCTCTACGTCGCCACGGCGGCGAACAGCCGGCTGACGGTGGACTTCCTCTCCCTGGCCGGGTTCTACCGGCCGGCCGGCCCCGCTCAGCGGGACCGCATGGTGAAGGTCTTCTGCGTGATCTACCCCGCGCTGGCCCTCGGCCTCTACTACGCCTTCCGCGAGCCCCAGGCGCTGATCAAGGCGGGGGGCATCGCCCAGGCGCTCATGCTCCCGCTGATCGCGGGCGCCGCCCTCTACCTGCGGGCCCGCGACAACGACCGCCGCGTGGGCCCGGGCCGGCTCAGCGACCTCTGCACGTGGGCCGCGA